The following is a genomic window from Pan paniscus chromosome 6, NHGRI_mPanPan1-v2.0_pri, whole genome shotgun sequence.
TGCAAAAGGTAGAACTGATGTAGTAGGAGTTATGGGATTTCTCCTATCTATTTATGGACATGGTCACTTTCATAACAATACGTATACCATGTTATCATCATGGAATGTAAATTCAGGTTAGACAAGAGAATTTCACAAGTATAATAGCATTCTGTAGTATATAAAAGTTTGtgtgccgggcacggtgactcacgcctataatcccagcacttggggaggccaaggcaggcggatcacctgaggtcaggaatttgagaccagccaggccaacatggcaaaaccccatctctactaaaaacacaaaaattagccgggcatggtgccggGCACctctgatcccagctactggggaggctgaggtaggagaaacacttgaacctgggaggtggaggttgcattgagccgagatcgtgccactgcactccaacctgggagacacactgaaactaaacaaacaaacaaacaaacaaattctgTATACTTTCTGGCCAAACTAGTTTGCTCATAAGTCATTAATCAATTCCATTGTTTACAGTTTTTATGGAGAAAATAAGCAACACACACATTTTAAtagtgttcatttatttttgcatgaGTTCTTAAAATACAtatctcttcccttcctttttttttttttttttttggagacagtctcattctgtcacccagggtggagtgcagtggcacagtctcggctcaccacaacctccaattttcgggctcaagcgattttcatgcctcagcctcctgagtagctgggactgcaggtgcctgccactatgcctcctgactaattttttgtatttttggtagagacagggtttcaccatgttgcccagggcagtctcaaactcctgagctcaggtaatccgcccaccttggcctcccaaagtgctaggatttcaggtgtgagccacagtgcccaaccaaaatacatatttctatttcaagataacatttaaaaattattctaacagCAGCAAAAATATAATTCTGCAATTACAAAAGAACTAAACTAGAATCCATCAGTTATTCTCGTGTTTACAAGTGTGATTCTTTAATACTACTACTATACAGCTCTATTGTAAGCTTTCGAGGTTgggtttaaacacacacacatagatactgTCAGTTGTAGGAGGCTTTACAAGTTATATTCCATGCACTTTTTGGACAGAGTTCTGAAAGAGCCAGCCAGTCCACAAGACAGGCAGAAAAAAGTTAAACTAACTGGGCAAATAGGACTCTTATATAACATTCAAAACGTGAGATTCTGCAGCAAACTGGGAGTACTTCAGGGTTGGCCTACTATCTTCTTTAGAACTAATTTCATCTTAACAGTTTAAGAAGGTGGACATTTCAACATTATGAAGTATATTTAGGTGACATGTATCTTTTATGTTAACTCTACTTCCTTTAATGACTTAGTTAGTAAACTATTCACTAGTAATTCAATCACCAGGCAAATCAAGCCTGCAAGAAAGGAAGCCAATATTCAAAATGCCGTGTTACCATCTTAACCCACTCAAATAGTTAATTTTCAACATTAATATGTAACTTCAATAATGAGATGTCTAACTAAAGCAAGCTCCTCCAACAAGATCAAGACAACATCTCTTCTTCTAAGGCTCTGGTTTTGCTTAGAATTCCCGATACATGGAATAGTCCATACCAACAACAGCCATTGCTCCTACAACAAAGCCTAGGGCTTCCACACGCATGTGGATCAGATGATGGAACATTTTAGTATTTCCCCTGCTCTTCAATTTGTATAGTCCATATGCAACAATTGCTACAAAACCTGCCATTCCAATGGGGGTGAATTGTGCCTCTTTAGCCTGATCTTCATTGTacgaagaaaaggaaacatctgtGTCTGTCGACATAGTGATTGCTTGAAGAATCTCCCTAGAGCGAGAAAACCTGTTACATGCCAACTGGCTTCTCTctcctatttatttatctatctgtgAAATAAGAACCTCCAGCTAGACTCCAAACCCAGTGGTACACAGGAGAGAAAACAGTCATCACTGGAGAAAGCGACAGGGCAATCAGTGTCCTCAGGGAAGAGCCAGGTTTCAGTCAAAGCAAGAAGGCCAAGGGAACGCTTAGAGAAAAGCTATTCCTTAGAGAAAAGTGTATTCCTTAACACACTTAGTATGGTAATCTAAggtcaaaattattattattgttgctagagacagagtctcactcaggctggagtgcagtggcaccatttcagctcactgcagcctccatctctcaggttcaagcgattctcctgcctcagcctcccgagtagctgggattacaggtgcccacaccacgcctggctaatttttgtatttttagtggagacggggtttcatcatgttggccaggctggacttgaactcctgacctcaagtgatacatccacctcagcctcccaaagtgctgggattacaggtgtgagccactgtacccagccaaaattattttctcttagaCATTGCAGAATCTTTTTTGCATGTAATGTTAATTGGTGAGGAGGTGGATGCCagtctgattctttcttttgtagacaatcttgttttgttattttctcaATATAAATACATCTAAAGTTccaataaaatctaaaattctgaaattttactTTGATGTATTCCAAGTTTGAAACCTTTGTCATGTATCTTGCTTGGTATTCTATAGGCCTCTTAAATTAGAAGACTCATGTCTCCTTTAACTCTGGGaatttttcttctagtatttctttatttcttcctccaaattctctgtgttttcttcttttggaacCCCTGTAGGATGGATAATGGGATATCTAGATCTATTCGTTTCTCAATTTgcctttatactttttaaaaatttttagtggtTCATTTAAGGAGGACGATCCCTAGCATCTCTCAACTTGATAGTTAGGCAAATTtgctcttttttgagatggagtcttactctgttgcccaggctggagtgcagtggtgcaatcatggctcactgcaatctctgcctcccaggttcaagtgattctcctgcttcaacctcccgagtagctgggactacaggcacacaccgccacacctggctaattttttatatttttaggagaaatggtgtttcaccatgttggccaggttggtcttgaactcctgacctcaggtgatctgcccaccttggcctcccaaagtgctgggattacaggtgtgagccaccacggccagcctgATTTGACGTTTTAAAAAGCTGGATTATTCCCCCAAGAAAATGGGAGACATAATAGGAGAtaagatagagaaaaagagatacaCATTATCAGGCTTCTCTCAGAACTACAGAATTATGAATCATTGCTTCCTACCCAAGGCTGTTGTTTCAAATTGCTTCAAGGCCTAATACCACTAAATAGAAGGTCAGATCGATGAATAGGTTACAAAAATGAAGCATGGAATGGAAAATCTCTTATTGTCCCATCACACTatttcatcagaaaaaaatgtgaggCGGCGGggggcggagtctcactctgttgcccaggctgaagtgcagtagcgtgaCTATggttcacttcagcctcaacttcctgggctcaagtgatcctcccacctcagcctcacaagtatctgggactacaggcatgcttcaccatggctggctaatttttaaatgctattttcgtagagatgggggtcttgctgttttgccagggctggtctcaaactccgtggctcaagtgattctcccaccttggcttcccaaagtgctgggattggccaggcatgggggctcacgcctgtcatcccagtgctttgggaggccaagagggtaggatcacatgagctcaggagtttgatcagcctgggcaacaaagagaaaccctgtaaaaaaaattagccaggcttggtgccaCACACCTAGGGTCCCATCTAcaagggaggctgaagcagaaggatcacctgagtgcaggaggttgaggccgcagcgagccatgtttgtgccactgcactccagctcaggtgacaaaaaaaaaaaaaaaagaaaagaaaaagtgttgggattacaggcgtgagccaccacgccaggccttagatttttgttttcttttttgagacagggtcttgctgtcttgcccaggctggagtgtaatgatgcagccacagctcactgcagcctgcaacccttggcctcaagagatcctttcacctcagcctcccaaagtgctggagttatagGCCTgagttaccacacccagcctggtcaGAAATGTTATAGAAGAAAGgcaaaagagtgattcaaattgTGTCCTTTTAACAGTTAACACAGTTGCAATTATAACACAAATTTGAACTACAAATTCAACAAATTTATCTTCATAGCTTTCACAAACTTTTTTCTCCACTATAGAATTCTCCCTACCACCACCATTTTAAGTGGAGTCTCTGTACGTTGTCTTTTGCTGCATCTGTTACACTGGCATGAAAAAGGACTTCCTGAATTTATTGGCCCTGAGCTTGGAATTTCCCTGGAGTTTTTCACCATGTGGTAGTTTCCACCAATGTTTTTGGTTATTTTCTCTACTCTCATTTCTCCATCTGTTACAGTGTGGATACGTGTCCCCAGCCCCAAAGTCTCACagtgaaatgtaatccccagtgttggaggtggggtctggtgggaggcaACTGGATCGTGgcggtggatttctcatgaatgctcTAGCACCATTTCCCTtggtactgttctcatgatagtgagttctcatgagatctggtcatttataTCAGCATGCAAGAAGGACATTAATTTTTGGGTGATGGAATGGTTATAGACTTACTATATGTattccctcaaaattcatgttgaagcccagtgtgactgtatttggggtaaaaaaaaaaaaaaattaaggttaaatgaggccaTGAAGGTGAGGCCCTGATCCAATGGGATCAGTGCCCTGATagaaagagacaccagagagctcactcttctttctcctcatGGACTcggaggaaaggccatgtgaggacaaaatgaaaaggcagctgtctgcaaaccaggaagagagcgcTCACCAGAAATCAAATCATGCCAGACCTTTATCTGGGACTTCTACCTCCGTAACTGTGAGAagtcaatttctgttgtttcagccacATAGCCTGTGGAAATTTGTAATGGCAGCCTTAGCTTACTAATACACTGATTATGCTCAAATTCCATCCCTGATACTAAGTGGCAGTCCCTGGCTACTAACCTTGGGTAATTTAATGTCTTTTcaccagtgtcctcatctgtaaaatgtacaTAGGAATACTATCTACTTCATAGGCGTTATGAGGACCAAGTGATGTAATATTTATAAGAGCTAAGAATACTGCCTAGTGCACAGTAAATACTAAAGTGTTAGTTAATCATCTACAGCAAATgcagtaataatttttttaaaatttttctagagacagggtctcactgtcaccaaggctggagcatagtggtgcaatcacagctcactacagcctccacctcctgggctcaagcaatcctccgtcctgagtagctgggattacaatcatgcACCACtgcctcagctaattttttaattttttgtagagacagggtctgattgtgttgcccaggctggtcttaaactcctgggttcaagtgattctcccgcctcagcctcccaaactgctgggattacaggcatgagacaccatgctcAGCCCAGTAATAATTTCATGTGAATGTTTCCTATAGTGCCCTTCGATAAAAAGCTGAgagcataataataaaatgttagttTAGATAATTCTACAAATTTCAAGATAATGGTGGATAATGGTGGAAGTACTTAAATGTTATGAAGCCTAGCTTGATTTGAAGATACCGCTTAGAATAACTATAAGAATAATACATGGACTTGTTCCTAAGTTTAATGAAGTATTATTagtgattttctattttgttcaagATCATAACAATCTATTTTTTCTACAAGCTTTGACATTAACCTTTTGTATGTATGTCTAGAATCTATCTCAAATTAATGTTTGAATATGGTgtgatatatgaatatatgagccaagcttcctttctttccccacaTGGAACCCAATTGCTCCAGCAAAATGAATTGAAAAGACTATTTCATCTCCATTGAATCGCATAAAGCTGAAAATGATTGTGAGGTCTATGGACttgtattttgttccattggtctatgtctatttttttattctttttctttctttcttttttttttttttttttttttttttttttgagacagagtctcgctctgtcgaccaggctggagtacagtggtgctaccttggctcactgcaacctccgcctcccgggtttaagcgattctcctgcctcagcctccctagtagctgagattacaggtgcccaccaccacgcccagctaatttttgtacttttaatagagacggggtttcgccatgttggccaggctggtcttgaactcgtgacctcaggtgatccacccatctcg
Proteins encoded in this region:
- the LOC117981192 gene encoding HIG1 domain family member 1A, mitochondrial-like — protein: MSTDTDVSFSSYNEDQAKEAQFTPIGMAGFVAIVAYGLYKLKSRGNTKMFHHLIHMRVEALGFVVGAMAVVGMDYSMYREF